The Pyxidicoccus sp. MSG2 DNA segment GAGAGGAACATGGAGCCGCTCCCTACACCGGCGCGGCCCACGACGCCCGGGGAATCTCCGAGACGGGCGTCTCGCAGCGGTACAGCCGCACTCGCGCCACGCCCTTGTCCAGCATGTCCAGCTTCTGCGCCGCCGCCTTGGACAGGTCGATGATGCGGCCCTCCACGAAGGGCCCGCGGTCATTCACCCGCACGTCCACCTGCTTGCCGTTCTCCATGTTCACCACGCGCACGCAGGAGCCGAAGCGCTCCTTGCGGTGAGCGGCGGTGAGGGCGTTCTGGTTGAAGCGCTCGCCGCTGGCGGTGGGCCGGCCGTGCAGGCCCGGGCCGTAGAAGGACGCCAGCCCCTCGCCCAGGTACGTGCGCGGCATCTGCTCGCGCTTCGTCACGCGCGACGAGCCGGAGGACTTCGGATCCTGCCGCGTGGCCGTCTCGGGTGGCTGGGGCTTCGCGGCGCGCGGGGCGCACGCCGCGAGGAGGCTCAACCCGAGAACGAAGGCAACGGCGGGAGCTCGCATGGCACCTCTAGCGCATGATGTCGTTCTTGACGGCCAGCAGCATCAGCATGATGAGCAGCGCCAGGCCGACCACGTTGGCAACCTCGCGCACGCGCACCGGAATGGGACGGCGGCGCACGCCCTCCCACGCGGCGGACAGCAGGTGGAAGCCGTCCAGCACGGGGATGGGCAGCAGGTTCATCACCCCCAGGTTGATGGAGATGAGGGCCATCAGGTTGAGGAAGCTGTCCAGGCCCTGCTCGGCCGTCTTGGACGCCATCTGGTACATCATGATGGGCCCACCCACCGTGTTCAGGGGCACCGTGCCCACGAACAGGCCGCCGATGACCTTCACCATCTGCCCGACGATTTTCGGGACGATGAGCGCCGCCTCGCGGAGCGCCTCGCCCGGGCCGATGTAGACAGTCACCTCATCCGCCGGGGGCACGTCCGAGGCGGTCAGCAGCCAGCCGCGCACGCCGAGCGCCAGCGGCGCGGAGCCCATCCCGTCCTCGGTGGGCAGCGGCGCCTGTGCCAGCTTCTCCGTGCGCTCGCCATCCGCGCCGCGCCACACGAGCGTGAAGGGCTGGTCCTTCAACTTGTTGAGCCTCAGCGCGAGCTTCTGGAAGGATTCGATCTTCTCGCCGTCGAGCGAGACGACGCGGTCTCCCGGGCGGATGCCGGCCTTGTCCGCCGCGCTGCCCGGGGCGACGATGGCCAGGTACAGGTCCGCCGTCTCGGCGCCGCCCAGCGCCGCCATCCCCGCGCCCGCCTGCTTCGGCACGGTGATGTCCACCACGCGGGGAATGCGCCCCGTCACCGCCCCCGCCTCCACCGCGTCCAGCCGGCGCACGGCGAGCTGCATCGGCGTCCCCTCCGGGAACTTCTCCAGGGTCTGCCCGAGCTGCCCCTCGTCCTCCACCTTGACGCCGTTGACGGACAGGACGCGGTCGAAGGTCCTCAGGCCGGCCTGCTCGGCGACGGTGCCCCGGGGCACGCCCAGCAGGGCCGGCCGGGACGCGGCGCCGATGCCAATCGAGCCCTTCTCCACCGTCTCGATGGGGTTCGACTCCACGAGCTTCTGCGGCGTCACCTCCACCGTGACGCGCTGCCCGCCGCGGTCGACCACCACCGGCATGGGGCGCTCGAAGCGGCCGATGAAGGCCTCCGAGATGTCGTTGAAGGTGCGCACCGGCACACCATCCACGGACACCAGCCTGTCGCCCGGGCGGATGCCGGCGGCGGCGGCGGGCAGGCCCGGGCTGACGGTGCGCACCAGGGTGGACGTGGCCTGGTGCGGGCCGACGTAGACGAAGAAGTAGATGAGGATGGGGAAGATGAGGTTGAACGCCGGCCCCGCCAGGACGATGAGGCCGCGCTTCCAGGGCGGCTGCGCCAGGAAGCCCCGGCTGGCCTCTTCCGGGGTGAGCTCCTCGTGGGGCAGGTCGCCCGCCATCTTCACGTAGCCGCCCAGGGGCAGCAGGGCAATCTGGTACTCCGTCTCACCCTTGGTGAAGCCAATCAGCTTCGGTCCGAAGCCGATGGAGAACTTCAGGACCTTCACCCCACAGGCCTTGGCCACGAGGAAGTGGCCGAGCTCGTGCACCGTCACGAGCACGCCCAACAACAGGATGAACAACCCGGCGTTCTGGAGCATGGGCGCAACAGTAATCTTGGGCGCCCGGGCGGACAACGCACATCGGGGCCCGCCAGGCAGGCGGGCAGGCGAAATCGCGCGCGGCTACGGGAGGAGGCCGCGGACGAATTGCACGTAGACGAACACCAGCGGGGCGTTGAACAACAGCGCGTCGATGCGGTCCAGGACGCCGCCGTGCCCGGGGATGAGGAAGCCCGAGTCCTTCACGCCGTAGGCCCGCTTGAGCATGGACTCGCACAGGTCGCCGATGGGCCCGAGGATTCCGCCCACCACGCCCAGGAGCACGCAATCCCACACGGTGAAGACGGGGAAGAAGAAGCCCCGGGCGATGAACATGCCGCCCACCGAGCCCACCATTCCGCCGAAGAAGCCCTCCCACGTCTTGTTCGGGCTCACCTCGGGGTAGAGCTTGTGCTTCCCCAGGAAGCGGCCGAAGAAGTAGGCGGCGGTGTCGTTGGCCCAGGTGATGACCAGCGCACAGATGACCCACGCCAGGCCGTCCCCGGGCAAAAGCCGCAGGGCGGACAGGGCGGTGAGGCCCACCGCGCCGTACAGGAAGCCGTTGACGAGGTGCGCGGTGCGCGTGGGGGCCTCGGCGAGGGGGCCCTTGAAGAGGTGGTAGATCCACGCGAAGAACGCGAAGACGATGGTCAGCCAGAAGGCCGTCTCACCGGTGCGGGCGGCGTCCTTCAGCGGCAGGAAGGGCAGCACGCCGGCGAAGAGCATCCCCACCCAGGCGGCCACCGTCAGCCGCTTCTGGACGATGAGGTAGTACTCGCCCACGCAGGCGGCGGCGGCCAGGCCGAGCAGCCCGGCGCTCCAGATGCCTCCGAGGAACAGGAGCAGCAGCACCAGCGGCAGGAGCGTCACTGCCGAGACGGCGCGGATGACGAGGTTTCGGTTCTTGTCGTTCACGCCTTGGCCCGCTGGGGAGGATCCTCCCGCTTCACCTGGGCGGAAGTGAGTCCGAAGCGCCGCTCGCGCTGCTGGTACTGAGACACGCAGCGGAGGAACTCATCGGTGCGGAAGTCCGGCCACAGGGCGTCCGTGAAGCACAGCTCCGCGTACGCCACCTGCCAGAGCAGGAAGTTGGACACGCGCAGCTCGCCGCTGGTGCGCACCACCAGGTCCAGCGGGGGCAGCCCGTTCGTCCAGAGGAACTGCTCGAAGTCCTTCTCCTCGACGCGGCCGGCCGCCAGCTCACCCCTGGCGATGGCCTCCGCCATGCGCGTGGCCGCGTGGAGGATTTCCTCCCGCCCGCCATAGGACAGCGCCAGGGACAGCACCATGCCGGTGTTGTGCGCGGAGTCGGCGATCAGCCGGTCCAGCGGATCACGCACGTAGCGGGGCAGCCGGTCCATGTCGCCAATGGCGTTGAGGCGGATGCCGTTGTCGAGGATTTCGGGGCGCTCGCGCTCGAGGTAGTCGCGCAGCAGCTCCATGAGGCCGGCGACCTCCTCGGCGGGCCGGGCCCAGTTCTGCGAGGAGAAGGCGTACAGCGTGAGGGCCTGGATGCCCAGGCGGCGCGCGGTGCGGGTGACTTCGCGCACACTGGAGCTGCCCTCGCGATGGCCCTCCAGCCGGGGCAGGCCCCGGGACTCCGCCCAGCGGCCGTTGCCATCCATGATGATGCCCACGTGGCGAGGCACGGGACGGGCCTTCACCTGAAGCTCGAGGGCGGAAACCAAGGGGCGTTCCATTGAGCCGCGCACCCTATCGACGCCGCCGCGCTGCGTCCACGGGCGCGTAGCCCAACCGTCACCCGGGGGCCCCGACCGGTCGCTCGGCCGGGTTGGACGGCCGAGACGGATTTTGGATGTGGGGCGGAGTAGGCACGTCCTATGATGCTCGCCTGCCTGCTCGCGCGCTCAGTAGACGGGCCAGTTGGGTCTGACGGTCTCGATGGAGCCGTCGAGCCAGGACGCGTAGGCGGCCTCGTCCGCGATTTTGTACGGGGTGCGGTAGGTGCGCTCGAAGTGCTCGGCCCAGTGCGGCTGGGTGCCGTCGACATCGGTGAAGCCGTACTCGCGCGCGAGGTCCCAGGAGGCGAAGACGCGACCGGCCTTGGAGCGCACCCTGGGGTCGGCGGCGAGCGCGGCGACAGCGCGGCCCACGAAGAAGGGAGACTCCGAGCAGATGAAGTCCGGCTCCACCTTCGCGCCGTCGCGCCAGTTGGCCTCGGTGACGCCGAAGGTCTCGAGCATCTCCTCCGAGCGCAGGAAGCCCGGCGTCAGGGCGAGCGCCGTGACTTTCGTGCGGCGGAGGTCTCGCGACATGCCGAAGGCCAGGCGGATGACGGACATCTTCACCAGGTCGTACCAGAGGCTGCCGCGGTAGCTGAAGCTGTTGCCGTCCGTGACTTCGACGATGAGGCCGCGGTCCTGCTCCACCATGAGCGGGACGGCGTAGCGGCTCGTGAGGAGGTGCGTGAAGACGGCGCGCTCGAACATGAGCTGCCCCTTCGCGGGGGACTGCTTCCAGAACGGCGGGCCGAACTCGACGAGCTGCTCCCCGCCCCAGATGTCGTTGACGAGGACGTCGAGCCGGCCGTGCTCGCGGCGGATGCGCTCGCAGAGGGCGATGACTTCTTCTTCCACGGAGTGGTCCACGCGGACGGCGATGCCCCTGCCTCCGCGTGCGTCGACCAGCTCGGCGGTTTCCTCGATGGTCTCCGGGCGCTTGGGGCCGGAGGCAGGCTGGCCCCGGACGCTGCGGCCGGTGCAGTACACGGTGGCCCCGGCCTCTCCGAGCATGGCGGCGATGCCGCGCCCTGCCCCACGCGTGGCACCTGCGACGAGGGCGATGCGTCCTTCGAGTGGCTTCATGGCTGGGCTCTCCTTGAGGACCGGGATGGTGGAGGCATTCGCGGGGTTCGCCGGTCGTTCTGACGGGCACCCTAATGAGGGAATCCTGACAGCTGCTGTCATGATTCCCCGCGTACAGTCCGTGGAGAATGAGAGCCGACCGACTCGTCAGGTTGACGTTGTTGCTGCAGACGCGCCCGAAGATGACGGCGGGCGAGCTGGCGCGTGAGCTCGAGGTGTCCGAGCGGACGATTCACCGCGATGTGGAGGCTCTCTCCAGCGCGGGCGTGCCGGTGTATGCGCTGCGCGGGGCGGAGGGTGGGGTTGCACTGCTCGAAGGATGGCGCACGCAGCTCACCGGGCTGACTCGGGCGGAATTGCATGCACTGGCGACGGTGGGGGCTCCGGGAGCGCTGGAGGATTTGGGGTTGTCGGCGCCGTTGCGCACGGGGCTGGTGAAGCTCGCGGCGGCGCTGCCGGCAATTCAACAGCCCGCGCTGGAGTACGCACGGCAGCGGCTCCATGTGGACGCGTCCTCGTGGTTCGCCGAGCGCGAGCCTGTTCCGTATCTGGCCGTGCTGCGGGATGCGGTGTGGCAGGACTGCCGTGTGTCGCTGGTGTACCGGGACTTCGATGGGAAGCAGAGCCAGCGGGAGGTGGACCCGTACGCGCTCGTCATCAAGGCGGACCGCTGGTACCTCGTTGCGGGGAAGGAGGGTGAGCCGCGCGTGTACCGGGGCTCACGGGTGGAGGGGGCGAGGATGCTGGCGGAGACCTTCGTCCGGCCCGCGCGCTTTGACTTGCCCTCGTTCTGGAGGGAGTGGTGCAAGCGCTTCGGCGAGAAGCGGGCGAGTTTTGAAGTCACGCTGCGGCTCACGGTGGAGGCGGCGGAGAGGCTGCGGCAGATACGGCCTCGGACGGAGCATGCGCGCTTCGATGCGGCGCCGAGGTCTCGGGATGGGATGAAGAACGTCACCGTGGACTTCGAGCGGGAGAGCATCGCTGTCGGCCAACTCTGTGAGGTGGGCGGCGGCTTCGAGGTGCTTGCGCCAGAGGAGCTGCGGAGCCGGCTGCTTGGACTGGCAAACGGGATTCTGGCGGCCCATGGCCGTGCGGCTCCGCGACGAGGTACCTCGCGGAAGATGAAGCGTTGACTGTCATTCAGTCGGAAACCGGAGGCCTTGGGACGGGCGTGGTACGGTTGGCTTCCATGGAAAGCCTTTCATTCTGGGGGACGTCTGTCCGTGGTCTGTTCTTGAGCTTGGTCCTGGTGGTGCCAGGGCTGGCGCTCGCACAGCAACCGGCACCTGTCGCGACGAAGCAGGCGGATGGGCTCCAAGCGCGATTGCTATTGAAGGAGGCGGCGCGCCTCTACGAGGAACTGGAGTACGAACAGGCTCTCGACGCGCTGACTCAAGCCAAGGCCCTGGCGAAGACCGACGACGAGCGGACCCGGGTGGCGCTGTATGAGGGCATCGTGCTGGCGGACCTCGGCCAGCGGCCCCGGTCGCTCGCAGCGTTCCGTGAAGCGCTGTCCCTGAAGCTGGAGGCCCAGCTTCCGGTGAAGGTGTCTCCCAAGGTGGCGCGGGATTTCGAGGCCGTGCGTGCAGAAGTACGGACCGAACGCGCGGTGCTGGCGCGTGCGAAGCCAATCACTTCGCAGCCGCCTCCGGCGACGACGGACCGTCCGACGCGGCCTGCCGATGATGTCTCCGGCCTCATGGCGACGCCGAGGCCCGAAGCTCCCGAGCCTGGGCCGGCCGGAGACCTGGGCGCGACGTCGCTAGAGGAGAAAACCTCTCGCCGCATCCGCCCACTCCCGGTGGCACTGCTCGGTGCGGGCGTACTGGCTGGCGGAGTGGGGAGCTACTTCGGCCTTCAGTCCAAGGGCAACATCCAGGACGCGCGCGACGCCAGCGCCGCTGACGGCCAGGTCGCGGCCGCGCATCTGGATGAAGCCAGAGGGCAGGCACTTGCGGCCAACATCCTCTTCGGCGTCGCCGTCACCGCTGCGGCGGGCGCCGTCATCACCTGGTTCACCGGCAATGAGACGGCGCACACCGATGAGGTGTCTCCGTGATTCGTGCGGCACTCGTCGTGCTGTTGCTCTGTGCTTCCTGCACGGTTCCGAGCCTCGAAGAACTGACTTGCGACGGCGCGGGAGGAACTGCTGACGGAGTCGTCGGCTCCAATGCAGCATGCACTGGCGTGCGGGCCACGGTGTCCTACGACGGCTTCAAACCTGGCTGCGTGCGGGTGACGGCGCGCGACGTGGAAGGTGGCAGCAAGCTTCTCTCGACGGAATTCGAAGGCGCGGACGTCAAGGGCGACGCCACAGGAGGCAGCCTCATCGTGACTGTGCTCCCTCCCGACAGCTGGGGCAGCAAGGTGGAGGTGGAGGCCCAGGCCTTCGAGCGCGCCTGCACTGGCGAGCCGGTGGTGACGCACTCACAGCAGGTCACAATGACGCGGGGCAAGACGACGGCCACGACGATGCAACTGCTCGCGACGGACGATGACCAGGACGGCTACGTGTCCAGGCTCACGGGCGGCACGGACTGCAATGACCACAGGCCCGATATCAACCCGGGCGTGACGGAAGAACTGTGCAACGGCGTGGATGACAACTGCAATGACCAGGCGGACACGACGGAGCTTCAGCTGGGACAGGCGTGCACCGAGGGCGCCAGCTGCCAGGGCACGCGCGCATGTGGCGATAACGGAAAGGTCATCTGCAACGTGCCGAACGCCACCATGGCGTACCCGGACGCCGACGGGGATGGACATGGGGACAGGAACGCCACCGCCACGACCTTCTGTAATGGCGTTCCGTCGGGCTTCGTCACCAGCCCGAATGACGACTGCGACGACAGAGTCGGCACTGGCGCCAACGTGTTCCCCGGCGCCCAGGAGCGCTGCGACGGCAAGGACAATGATTGCGACGCTCAGACTGACGAGGACTTCCCGCGCCTCAACCAGGCGTGCACCGACCCGGGCACGCAGTGCGGTGGTACCCAGCAGTGCAGTGCGCAAGGCACGGCTGAGGTTTGTGTGATTCCCCAGCCCGTGCCCACGTGGTACCCGGATGACGACGGCGACGGGTATGGCCGGAACGCCGGGAGCCAGCAGACCTGCGTGCAGCCCGCGGGCGCGTACGTCAGCCAGGGCAACGACTGCGACGATGGCAATACCTTCACTCATCCCCTGGCGACCGAGATTTGCGACGGCCTCGACAACGACTGTGACACCCTGCCCGAAGCCACCGCAGTGTGCCCGAACGGTGGACCGACATGGAACACGCGCACCGAAGGTTCAGCGACGCAGCTCTGGACTTCGGTCTCCTCTTGGACTCCTGGTGGAGTGTGGGTAGTAGGGGATAACAACCGCCGCGCAGTAATGAAGCCAGGGGACACCACCTTCAGTGTGACCGCATCAACGGCTGGTGGCTGCGGATCTGGCACTGTCGGGTGGAACGCGGTGTGGGCGGACCCGAACAACAACGGCCGTGCCTATTTCCTCTCCAGCGGGGGCCGGTTCGCCGGTCAGGACGCTTCGAGCGCGGACTGCACCCAGCTCGCCAACAGCGGATTGGTGAATTACGGCATCACGGGATTCCAGACCAACTCCGTCCTCGATCTCTACGGGGTGAGCTCCAGCAGCAGCGCAGGCGAAGGTGCCGCCTTCCAATGGGATGGTGTCAGCAGCACGGCGGCCTTCAATCCCCCAGGCAACGTCATTGCCAACGTGTATGACGTCCACGGCATCTCGCGGGACACGCTCTTCGCGGTCGGCGGCTATGACTCTGGCGCAGGCACCGGGCCTCGCCTCTATCGATTCACAACCACGGATTCGACGTGGCAGACGCAGAACGTACAGGCAATCGCTGGGCTCGCACGCCTCAACGGCGTCTGGGTGGTGAACGACAAGGTGGCCTTCGCCGTCGGCCAGTCGGGCTCCGCCCTTCGCTGGAACGGCATGGCCTGGAGCAAGCTGACCTTCCCCAACAGCGACAACCTGACCTCCGTCGTGGCCTTCGGCGCCAACTCCGCCTACGCCACCACCACCAACGGCCGCATCTACCGGTACAACGGCACGGACTGGACGATGATCCACGAGCTCGCGGGCACGACGTTCAGGGACATCTCCGGCACCAGCCCCGCGGACCTCTGGGTCGTGGGCACCAACGGGAAGATCCTCCACTGGCCGCAATGACGCCGGACACGGAGACCTCCCAGCCCGCGCTTCAGAAGCGGGCTGGGGCTCCATACCGCCCTACTCCGCTTCCAAATTGAGCTTGAACACGTTGGGCTGGTCCGCCTTCACCTCGACGGACTTCGTCACGTCCTTGCCCAGTTCCTTGTTCACGAGCCGCAGCGTGTGCTTGCCCACGGGCACCTCGACGGCCGCGAGCGGTGTCTGACCGAGCACCTTCCCGTCGAGTGACACGACCGCATACGGACGGATGCGGAACTCCAGCGTGCCCTTGGCAACCACGACAAACGAGCGCGCAGCCGGTCGCGGGCGGGGAGGAGCCTGAGTCGCCGCATTCTTCTCCACGACGGGCTCAGCCACCGGCGTCGAAGGCGCGGCCATCGAAGGCGGAGTCACCACGGGCTTGCTCTCCGAAGCACCCGATGGAGCACCCGTCTGCGGAGGAGCCTCCACCACCGGCTGCCGCGCAGCGCGCTCCGCCACACTGTTCCCCGAGGGCGAAGCAACAGGAGCCGCCACAGCCTCCGGAGCCGGCGCCGCGGGAACCCGAGCCGCCTCCGCCTCAACAGGAGCCACCTGCTCCGGCAGCGGCTTGATGGTCACCGGCACCGCGCGCTCCGAGCCCGAGCCGAACATCACGACGGCTCCGCCCACCGCGAGCAACACCCCGCCCACCGCCACCGCGACAAGGTTCCGGGAGCCCTTCGGCGCCTGCTGCGGCGCGGCGAACTCCGCGCTCCGCGTATGCACCGCATCGTCCGCGTCCACCTTCGCGGCAACCTCCGCATGCACCGGCGCCGACGGAGCTACAGCCCCCGCCGCATCCATCACCACGGCTTCCGGCGGCTTCCACGATTCGCCGACGCGACCTCTAGCCACCCCAATTCCGAGCGCGGGACGCGCTTCCGTCCGGGGCCGCGAAGACGACGGCGCCCGGCCGGACGCGGGAATCGCCCGCTCCTGGACCGTGGCGCGGGGCGCGGGGCCGAGCGCCGGGAGGTCGTCGACAGTCGACCGCACGTGGGCACCCGCCTCGGAGTGCAACGCCGGAAGCTCCTCAATCGTAATCGTCTGCCGGGGCGCCTTGCCCACCCCGGAGCGCAGCGAAATCGGCATCGGCGTCGTGGGCGATGTCGAATCCACGGGCGGCTCCGGCGGGGCCACCATGGACCTCGGCGCCGTCGCCGGCTTCGGCCCCGTCTGCACTCGCGGCGCCACCGACTGCGGCGTCACGCCCACGGGCCCGCCCGCCCCATCCGCCATCACCTGCGCCATGAACTGCGCAATCTGGTACGCGCCCACCGACTCACCGGTGGACATCACGAACCGCTCCAAATCGGCCTGCAGCACCCGGCAGTCCGGGTACCGCTTGTCACGGTCCTTCGCGAGCGCCCGCTCCAGCACCTGCACCAGCGCCGCCGGCAAATCCCCCCGCCGCTGCACTGCGGGAATGAACGGCTCGAACAAAATCGCCTGCATCACGCTCACGTCCGTCGTCGCGTCGAACGGTCGCTTCCCCGTGAGCAGCTCGTACAGCACCACCCCGAGCGCATAGACGTCCACCCGCTTGTCCAGCGGCTTCGTCTGGAGCTGCTCGGGTGGCATGTACGCCACCTTCCCCTTCACCACGCCCGTCTGCGTGCGGTGCCCCTGCCCCGCCACCTTGGCGATGCCGAAGTCCACCACCTTCACCGCGCCCTGCCGCGACACCAGGATGTTGTCCGGGCTCACGTCACGGTGAATCAGACCCAGCGGCTCGCCTGTCGCCGGGTCTCGGAACTCGTGCGCGTACGCCAGCCCCTCCGCCGCGAACGCCACCAACTTCGCGCACAGTGCCGGCGGCAGTGGCACCTCCTGTGCGCGCTTCACCAGCTTGCGCAGGTTGGGCCCGTCGATGAGCTCCATTGCCAGGAAGAAGCTGCCGTCGGCTTCACCGAAGTCGAAGATCTGCACCACGTTCGGGTGCTCGAGCTGGGCCGCCAGCTTGGCCTCGCCGAGGAACATCTCGACAAAGGCCGGGTCCTCCGACAGGTGCGGAAGGATGCGCTTGAGGACGAGCGTCTTCTCGAAGCCCATGGGCCCGGCGGCCTTGGCGAGATAGACCTCCGCCATGCCCCCCGTGGCGAGCTTACGAACGAGCTGGTACTTCCCTAATTGCATTTGGAACCGGGTTCTCCCAGGTTTGGCGGAAAAGTAAAACCCCGCCCCGGCTCGCTCTGCCCAACTCCAGGCAAACGGGCACGAATCGCGTTTGACCCTGACCCGACGCGGTCCGTAGGATCCCCGCACCCCCATGCCACCGAAGGTCATCGGTCCCTACCGCGTCCTGGAGACGCTCGGCAGTGGCGGGGCCGGGACCGTCTACCGGGCCCTGGACCGCCGAACCAACGACGAGGTCGCGCTGAAGCTGCTCTCAGCCGGCCCCGCGCTGGACGCTCGTGCCGCGCGCAGACTCGCCCGCGAGTTCGACACGCTCGCGGACCTGTCCCACCCCAACGTCGTGAAGGTCTTCGAGTCCGGCGTCCACCAGGGCTGGCCGTACCTCGCCATGGAGCTCATCGAGGGGCTCACCCTCCGCCACTACCTCGACATGAGCGGCGAGGACCTCCTCTCCAACGCCACCGGCGTGACGCCGCGCAGCCCCCTCTCCGTGCGGCGCACCGCGGACGACGACTTCGGCACCGGCAGCGACAGCCTCTCCGAGTCCCAGGAGAGCGGCGAGGCGGTCTTCGGCCTGGCCGCCTTCGCCGACGAGGCTCCCAGCGAGGACCTCGCCAGCTTCGCGGGCGGCGGCCTGGCCGGCGGCGGCATGTCCGCCGCGTACGACTCGGACGACTCGATGGAGGGCCTCGCCCCCCCGCCCCCCGCGCCCCGCAAGCCCGAGGTGGAAGACCGCGTCCGGGTGGTTCGCGTGGAGGAGCTCAACCGCCCGGAGCGCATGGGGCGCCTCAAGGACGCAATGCTCCAGGTCTGCGAGGCGCTGGCCTACATCCACGGCCACGGGCTCGTGCACAGAGACCTCAAGCCGTCCAACATCATGGTGGACGAGGACCGGCAGGTGCGGCTGATGGACTTCGGCCTCGCCAAGTTCCTCGCGGACGACGTCGCCATCACCGAGGCCGGCAAGCTGGTGGGCACCTACCGCTACATGGCGCCGGAGCAGATTCTGGGCGAACCGCTGGACGGACGCTCCGACCTGTACAGCCTCGGGGTCATCCTCTATGAGCTCTTGAGCGGGCGGCCCCCCTTCGACGCGAAGACGCCGCACGAGCTCTGGCGTCAGGTGCTGGAGACGGAGCCGCCACCGGTGCTGGCGCTGAACCTTCACGGGGACCCGCAGCTCGCGCGCGTGGCCCACCGCCTCATCCGCAAGGAGCCGGACGACCGGTTCCAGACGGCCGAGGAAGTCTACGAGGCCCTTTCCGAGTGACTCCCCCCAAGCTGCACACCCTCACCGTGGACGCCGACAAGGCGGGCCAGCGGGTGGACCTCTTCATCGGCGAAGCGCTCGGCCTGTCTCGCGCGCGCCTCAAGCGCCTCTTCGAGTCCGGCGCGGTGAAGGTGAATGGCCGCACCGCGAAGAAGGGCCTCACACTGGAGGCCGGGCAGCGCATCGCCGTGGAGGTGGAGGAGGAGTCGCGCGAGGCCGTCCCCGACACCGACTTCCCGCTGGTGGTGCTGCACGAGGACGCGGCGCTGGTGTTCGTGGACAAGCCCGCGGGCCGGCCCTCACACCCCTTGCAGCCCGGTGAGACGGGCACCGTGGCCAACGCGCTGGTGGCGCGCTACCCCGAGTGCGCACAGGCCTCCGTGGACCCGCGCGAGGGCGGGCTGTGCCACCGGCTGGACGTGGAGACGTCCGGTGTGCTCGTGGCGGCACGCACGCGCGAGGCGTGGACCACGGTGCGCGAGGCCTTCGGCGGGCGCACGGTGGACAAGCGCTACGTGGCACTGGTGACGGGGCCGCTGACGGACGAGGGCGACATCGACGTGCCCCTGCGCCACCACCCGCGCCACCCGGACCGCGTGGAGCCCGCGCCCTTCGGGGCCGAGGATGCGCGCGAGGCGCAGTCCCGCTTCAAGGTGCTGGCCCGCACGGGGGACTACAGCCTCGTGGAGGTGCAGATTCTCACCGGCGT contains these protein-coding regions:
- a CDS encoding septal ring lytic transglycosylase RlpA family protein, which gives rise to MRAPAVAFVLGLSLLAACAPRAAKPQPPETATRQDPKSSGSSRVTKREQMPRTYLGEGLASFYGPGLHGRPTASGERFNQNALTAAHRKERFGSCVRVVNMENGKQVDVRVNDRGPFVEGRIIDLSKAAAQKLDMLDKGVARVRLYRCETPVSEIPRASWAAPV
- a CDS encoding tetratricopeptide repeat protein encodes the protein MTVIQSETGGLGTGVVRLASMESLSFWGTSVRGLFLSLVLVVPGLALAQQPAPVATKQADGLQARLLLKEAARLYEELEYEQALDALTQAKALAKTDDERTRVALYEGIVLADLGQRPRSLAAFREALSLKLEAQLPVKVSPKVARDFEAVRAEVRTERAVLARAKPITSQPPPATTDRPTRPADDVSGLMATPRPEAPEPGPAGDLGATSLEEKTSRRIRPLPVALLGAGVLAGGVGSYFGLQSKGNIQDARDASAADGQVAAAHLDEARGQALAANILFGVAVTAAAGAVITWFTGNETAHTDEVSP
- a CDS encoding phosphatidate cytidylyltransferase, coding for MNDKNRNLVIRAVSAVTLLPLVLLLLFLGGIWSAGLLGLAAAACVGEYYLIVQKRLTVAAWVGMLFAGVLPFLPLKDAARTGETAFWLTIVFAFFAWIYHLFKGPLAEAPTRTAHLVNGFLYGAVGLTALSALRLLPGDGLAWVICALVITWANDTAAYFFGRFLGKHKLYPEVSPNKTWEGFFGGMVGSVGGMFIARGFFFPVFTVWDCVLLGVVGGILGPIGDLCESMLKRAYGVKDSGFLIPGHGGVLDRIDALLFNAPLVFVYVQFVRGLLP
- a CDS encoding isoprenyl transferase, with the protein product MERPLVSALELQVKARPVPRHVGIIMDGNGRWAESRGLPRLEGHREGSSSVREVTRTARRLGIQALTLYAFSSQNWARPAEEVAGLMELLRDYLERERPEILDNGIRLNAIGDMDRLPRYVRDPLDRLIADSAHNTGMVLSLALSYGGREEILHAATRMAEAIARGELAAGRVEEKDFEQFLWTNGLPPLDLVVRTSGELRVSNFLLWQVAYAELCFTDALWPDFRTDEFLRCVSQYQQRERRFGLTSAQVKREDPPQRAKA
- a CDS encoding SDR family oxidoreductase — its product is MKPLEGRIALVAGATRGAGRGIAAMLGEAGATVYCTGRSVRGQPASGPKRPETIEETAELVDARGGRGIAVRVDHSVEEEVIALCERIRREHGRLDVLVNDIWGGEQLVEFGPPFWKQSPAKGQLMFERAVFTHLLTSRYAVPLMVEQDRGLIVEVTDGNSFSYRGSLWYDLVKMSVIRLAFGMSRDLRRTKVTALALTPGFLRSEEMLETFGVTEANWRDGAKVEPDFICSESPFFVGRAVAALAADPRVRSKAGRVFASWDLAREYGFTDVDGTQPHWAEHFERTYRTPYKIADEAAYASWLDGSIETVRPNWPVY
- a CDS encoding helix-turn-helix transcriptional regulator gives rise to the protein MRADRLVRLTLLLQTRPKMTAGELARELEVSERTIHRDVEALSSAGVPVYALRGAEGGVALLEGWRTQLTGLTRAELHALATVGAPGALEDLGLSAPLRTGLVKLAAALPAIQQPALEYARQRLHVDASSWFAEREPVPYLAVLRDAVWQDCRVSLVYRDFDGKQSQREVDPYALVIKADRWYLVAGKEGEPRVYRGSRVEGARMLAETFVRPARFDLPSFWREWCKRFGEKRASFEVTLRLTVEAAERLRQIRPRTEHARFDAAPRSRDGMKNVTVDFERESIAVGQLCEVGGGFEVLAPEELRSRLLGLANGILAAHGRAAPRRGTSRKMKR
- the rseP gene encoding RIP metalloprotease RseP; the protein is MLQNAGLFILLLGVLVTVHELGHFLVAKACGVKVLKFSIGFGPKLIGFTKGETEYQIALLPLGGYVKMAGDLPHEELTPEEASRGFLAQPPWKRGLIVLAGPAFNLIFPILIYFFVYVGPHQATSTLVRTVSPGLPAAAAGIRPGDRLVSVDGVPVRTFNDISEAFIGRFERPMPVVVDRGGQRVTVEVTPQKLVESNPIETVEKGSIGIGAASRPALLGVPRGTVAEQAGLRTFDRVLSVNGVKVEDEGQLGQTLEKFPEGTPMQLAVRRLDAVEAGAVTGRIPRVVDITVPKQAGAGMAALGGAETADLYLAIVAPGSAADKAGIRPGDRVVSLDGEKIESFQKLALRLNKLKDQPFTLVWRGADGERTEKLAQAPLPTEDGMGSAPLALGVRGWLLTASDVPPADEVTVYIGPGEALREAALIVPKIVGQMVKVIGGLFVGTVPLNTVGGPIMMYQMASKTAEQGLDSFLNLMALISINLGVMNLLPIPVLDGFHLLSAAWEGVRRRPIPVRVREVANVVGLALLIMLMLLAVKNDIMR